In Zunongwangia profunda SM-A87, the following proteins share a genomic window:
- a CDS encoding GH92 family glycosyl hydrolase: MTIHSLKKKSSIQKGVRLLGAGILLGSLGIYTSCDKAEADTSSASASKIENAKDFAQYVDPMIGTAKMGHTYPGATVPFGSVQLSPDTDTIPYAVDGHYNPDVYKYCAGYQYDDNTIVGFSHTHFSGTGHSDLGDFLIMPTTGDLKLNPGTASNPESGYRSRFSHDKETAEAGYYSVMLDDYDIKAEMTATTRVGMHQYSFPKDKEAHIVFDLMHGIYNYDDKNVWTFVRVENDTLVTGYRQTNGWARTRRVYFAMSFSKPIKDYGRARYDRQPYGGFWGKFDQAKNFPEIAGEKIRMYFNFDLEPQEKLKVKMAISPVSSEGALNNMKKEVPNWDFEQVKEEARANWNRELNKVQLSSEDEDELTNFYTAMYHAFLGPTVYMDTDGKYMGLDMNVHQAEGFTNYTSFSLWDTYRALHPLFNILQPKRNADMAESMMAHYDQSVHTMLPVWSHYANENWCMIGYHSASVLADAIVKGNANFDQDHALEAMVNTARTRYYDGLGYYMDMGYVPEDKNGSSVSKTLEYAYDDWAIAQAAKKLGKDEIYEEFIKRAENYKNVYDAKTGFMRPKLSDGTFKKDFDELNTHGQGFIEGNSWNYSLYVPHEPAKMIEMMGGKEQFSRHLDSLFTMELPDKYFENTEDISREGIIGNYVHGNEPSHHVAYLYNWTNTPWKSQDKIRMILDMKYQTGADGLSGNDDFGQMSAWYIFSSLGFYPVAPGSVDYALGSPAVKDASLHLENGNTFRVIAENQSKKNVYVDKVELNGEELTEPFISHESIMSGGELKFYMTAKPNKTLFIN; the protein is encoded by the coding sequence ATGACAATACATTCATTAAAGAAGAAATCTTCAATTCAAAAAGGAGTACGATTACTGGGAGCTGGTATTTTACTGGGATCTTTGGGAATCTACACCTCTTGTGATAAAGCAGAAGCCGATACATCATCGGCTTCTGCTTCTAAAATTGAAAATGCAAAAGACTTTGCCCAGTATGTAGACCCCATGATTGGGACGGCTAAGATGGGACACACCTATCCTGGGGCTACCGTACCATTTGGTAGTGTACAATTAAGCCCTGATACCGATACGATTCCTTATGCCGTAGATGGTCACTATAATCCCGATGTGTATAAGTATTGTGCAGGCTATCAATACGACGACAATACCATTGTTGGTTTTAGTCATACCCATTTTAGCGGAACAGGACATTCGGATCTGGGTGATTTTTTAATTATGCCAACTACGGGTGATCTTAAGTTAAATCCGGGAACTGCTTCTAATCCGGAAAGTGGTTACCGCTCCAGGTTCTCTCATGATAAGGAAACTGCAGAAGCTGGTTATTACAGTGTAATGCTGGATGATTATGATATCAAAGCTGAAATGACCGCTACCACTCGTGTAGGAATGCATCAATATTCCTTTCCAAAAGATAAAGAGGCACATATTGTTTTTGATTTAATGCACGGTATATACAACTATGACGATAAAAATGTCTGGACATTTGTTCGCGTAGAGAATGATACCCTGGTTACCGGATATCGTCAAACCAATGGTTGGGCCAGAACACGCCGTGTGTATTTCGCAATGTCTTTTAGTAAGCCTATTAAAGACTACGGAAGAGCAAGATATGATCGCCAGCCCTATGGTGGTTTTTGGGGGAAATTCGATCAGGCTAAAAACTTTCCTGAAATCGCCGGAGAAAAAATTAGAATGTATTTTAATTTCGACTTAGAGCCTCAGGAAAAACTGAAGGTGAAAATGGCGATCTCTCCGGTAAGTTCTGAAGGAGCTTTAAATAACATGAAAAAAGAAGTACCCAACTGGGATTTCGAGCAGGTTAAGGAAGAAGCAAGAGCAAATTGGAACCGAGAATTAAATAAGGTACAACTATCTTCTGAAGATGAAGACGAGTTAACCAATTTCTATACTGCCATGTACCATGCTTTTTTAGGACCAACAGTATATATGGACACCGACGGAAAATATATGGGCTTAGACATGAATGTACACCAGGCTGAAGGTTTTACCAATTACACAAGTTTTTCTCTTTGGGATACTTATAGAGCTTTGCACCCATTGTTTAATATTTTACAGCCAAAGCGAAATGCGGATATGGCCGAATCGATGATGGCACATTACGACCAGAGTGTTCATACCATGCTACCTGTTTGGTCTCATTATGCCAATGAAAACTGGTGTATGATTGGTTATCACAGCGCCTCGGTTTTAGCGGATGCGATTGTAAAGGGCAATGCAAATTTCGATCAGGATCATGCCCTTGAAGCCATGGTAAATACAGCGCGAACCAGATATTACGATGGTCTAGGTTATTATATGGATATGGGCTATGTACCGGAAGATAAGAATGGTTCTTCTGTTTCTAAGACCTTAGAATATGCTTATGATGACTGGGCTATTGCTCAGGCAGCGAAGAAACTGGGTAAAGACGAGATCTACGAAGAATTCATTAAAAGAGCAGAAAACTATAAAAATGTTTATGACGCAAAAACGGGCTTTATGCGTCCTAAATTAAGCGATGGAACTTTTAAAAAGGATTTCGATGAACTCAACACGCACGGTCAGGGCTTTATTGAAGGTAATAGCTGGAACTACAGTTTATACGTTCCTCATGAGCCTGCTAAAATGATTGAGATGATGGGTGGTAAAGAGCAGTTTTCACGACATTTGGACTCCCTATTTACTATGGAACTTCCTGACAAATATTTTGAAAATACTGAAGATATTTCTCGTGAAGGCATTATTGGTAACTACGTTCATGGTAATGAGCCATCACATCATGTAGCTTATCTTTATAACTGGACAAATACACCCTGGAAGTCTCAGGATAAAATTAGAATGATCCTGGATATGAAGTATCAAACAGGAGCCGACGGACTTAGTGGTAACGATGATTTTGGACAAATGAGTGCCTGGTATATTTTTAGCAGCCTTGGCTTCTACCCTGTTGCCCCGGGATCTGTAGATTACGCGTTAGGAAGTCCTGCGGTAAAGGATGCCAGTTTACATCTTGAAAATGGTAATACCTTTAGAGTTATTGCCGAAAACCAAAGTAAGAAAAATGTATACGTGGATAAAGTGGAATTGAATGGAGAGGAATTAACCGAACCCTTTATTTCTCACGAGTCCATAATGAGCGGTGGCGAACTTAAATTCTACATGACCGCCAAACCAAACAAAACCTTGTTTATTAATTAG
- the ychF gene encoding redox-regulated ATPase YchF produces the protein MKAGIVGLPNVGKSTLFNCLSNAKAQSANFPFCTIEPNIGVVNVPDPRIKKLEELVNPERVQPATVEIVDIAGLVKGASKGEGLGNQFLANIRETDAILHVLRCFDNDNIVHVDGSIDPIRDKETIDMELQLKDLETVEKKLEKVKRAAKTGNKEAQKEEAALLKAKVGLEAGKSIRAVEFTEDEHKEFIKPLQFITDKPVMYVCNVNEEAAVSGNAHVDRVREAVKDENAEVLVLAVGTEADITELDDYEERQMFLQDIGLEEPGSAKLIRGAYNLLNLQTYFTAGVKEVRAWTIPIGATAPQAAGVIHTDFEKGFIRAEVISYNDFSELGSEAKVKEAGKMRVEGKEYVVQDGDVMHFRFNV, from the coding sequence ATGAAAGCCGGAATTGTTGGATTACCAAACGTAGGAAAATCAACTTTGTTTAATTGCTTATCTAATGCAAAAGCACAAAGCGCGAATTTCCCTTTTTGTACGATAGAGCCTAATATAGGAGTGGTAAACGTACCAGATCCTCGTATCAAAAAATTAGAGGAATTGGTGAATCCAGAGAGAGTACAACCGGCAACCGTAGAGATTGTGGACATTGCAGGACTGGTAAAAGGTGCAAGTAAAGGAGAAGGTTTAGGGAACCAGTTTCTGGCCAATATTAGAGAGACCGATGCGATTCTTCATGTACTAAGATGTTTTGATAACGATAATATCGTACATGTAGACGGATCTATTGATCCTATTCGTGATAAAGAAACCATTGATATGGAACTCCAGCTTAAAGACCTGGAAACGGTAGAGAAAAAACTGGAAAAAGTAAAGCGCGCAGCAAAAACGGGCAATAAAGAAGCTCAAAAAGAAGAAGCTGCACTATTAAAAGCAAAAGTAGGATTAGAAGCTGGAAAATCGATAAGAGCGGTAGAATTCACTGAAGATGAACATAAAGAATTCATTAAACCATTACAGTTTATTACCGATAAACCGGTAATGTATGTTTGTAATGTAAATGAAGAAGCAGCGGTAAGTGGTAATGCGCATGTAGATCGCGTTCGAGAAGCTGTAAAAGATGAAAATGCGGAAGTTCTGGTACTTGCTGTAGGTACAGAAGCAGATATAACCGAATTAGATGATTATGAAGAACGCCAAATGTTTCTTCAGGATATTGGGCTGGAAGAGCCGGGATCTGCCAAATTAATTCGTGGTGCTTATAATCTGTTAAACCTACAAACGTATTTCACTGCCGGGGTTAAGGAAGTAAGAGCCTGGACGATTCCTATTGGAGCTACAGCTCCGCAGGCAGCAGGGGTAATTCATACCGATTTTGAAAAAGGATTTATTCGTGCGGAAGTGATTTCTTATAACGATTTTTCTGAATTAGGCTCTGAAGCCAAAGTTAAAGAAGCCGGAAAAATGCGGGTAGAAGGGAAGGAGTATGTGGTTCAGGATGGCGATGTTATGCATTTTAGATTCAACGTATAA
- a CDS encoding GH92 family glycosyl hydrolase, producing the protein MKKKFLTVLAFLAVFNYAEAQNHLIESVENPVDFVNPLMGTDSSPGLSNGNTYPAVAVPWGMNLWTPQTGPMGHGWAYTYDADKIRGFKQTHQPSPWMNDYGQFSLMPVTRGMKFNQDDRASWFSHKAEVSTPYYYKVYLADHDVTVELTPTERAAQFKISFPKSDSSYVVIDPFDKGSYVKVIPEENKIIGYTTKYARGKLTNFKNYFVIQFDKPFSDVNTWEGDQLAKGQAEMKADHAGAIVGFDTKDGAVVHAKVASSFISFDQAQLNLDREIAKDDFETTKQNARDLWNEKLGRLEVSGGTIDQVRTFYSCLYRTLFFPNKLYEINENDEIVHWSPYNGEILPGYMFAGTGFWDTFRALYPFLNLAYPSINEEMQAGLANDYKEGGWLPEWSSPGYANIMVGNNSASVVADAYIKGLRGYDTETLWKALVNGANNEGPMTAVGRAGAPYYNKLGYVPYDVGVNESAARTLEYAYDDFAIYQFGKAIGKPKKEIEIYAERSMNYKNLFDPGYGLMRGKNEDGSWQKDFNPFKWGNPFTEGNSWHYSWSVFHDVEGLIGLMGGKEDFVKKLDSVFSMPPIFDESVYGGVIHEIREMQIADMGQYAHGNQPIQHMIYLYNYAGEPWKTQKWARETMDRMYKATPDGYCGDEDNGQTSAWYVFSALGFYPVTPAVDQYVMGAPLFKKVTVNLENGNKIVINAPKNSDDNKYIESMKVNGKSYDKNYLKHSELIKGAKINIEMSDSPNKNRGTKKDAFPYSFSNE; encoded by the coding sequence ATGAAAAAAAAGTTCTTAACGGTACTGGCTTTCCTTGCCGTATTTAATTATGCGGAAGCCCAGAACCATCTTATAGAATCTGTTGAAAATCCTGTAGATTTTGTAAACCCTTTAATGGGAACAGATTCTAGTCCCGGATTATCCAACGGAAATACCTACCCTGCCGTTGCGGTGCCGTGGGGAATGAATTTATGGACGCCACAAACAGGACCAATGGGTCATGGATGGGCATATACCTATGATGCCGATAAAATACGCGGATTTAAACAAACGCATCAACCTTCTCCATGGATGAACGATTACGGCCAGTTTTCGTTAATGCCGGTTACCAGAGGAATGAAATTTAATCAGGATGATCGCGCAAGCTGGTTCTCTCATAAAGCTGAAGTTTCTACTCCTTATTATTATAAGGTATATCTGGCAGATCACGATGTGACAGTAGAACTTACACCAACCGAGCGTGCCGCGCAGTTTAAAATAAGCTTTCCAAAATCTGATAGCTCATACGTAGTTATCGATCCTTTTGATAAAGGTTCTTATGTAAAGGTTATTCCTGAAGAAAATAAAATTATTGGGTACACCACAAAATATGCCCGTGGAAAATTAACCAATTTTAAAAACTATTTTGTTATTCAGTTTGATAAACCATTTAGCGATGTAAACACCTGGGAAGGTGATCAATTAGCGAAAGGGCAAGCTGAAATGAAAGCCGATCATGCCGGTGCTATCGTTGGTTTTGACACTAAAGATGGTGCTGTAGTTCATGCAAAGGTAGCCTCTTCTTTTATTAGTTTCGATCAGGCTCAATTAAATCTGGATCGTGAAATTGCGAAGGATGATTTTGAAACTACAAAGCAAAATGCACGTGATCTTTGGAATGAAAAATTAGGCAGATTAGAAGTTTCCGGTGGAACTATCGATCAGGTTAGAACTTTCTATTCTTGTCTTTACAGGACTTTATTTTTCCCTAATAAATTATACGAGATCAATGAAAATGATGAGATCGTACACTGGAGTCCTTACAACGGTGAAATTCTTCCTGGCTATATGTTTGCAGGTACAGGATTTTGGGATACGTTTAGAGCCCTTTATCCTTTCTTGAATTTAGCTTACCCTTCTATTAACGAAGAGATGCAGGCCGGTCTTGCTAACGATTATAAAGAAGGTGGATGGTTACCAGAATGGTCAAGCCCGGGTTACGCCAATATTATGGTAGGGAACAACTCCGCTTCTGTAGTGGCCGATGCTTATATTAAGGGATTAAGAGGATACGATACTGAAACTTTATGGAAAGCTTTAGTAAATGGTGCTAACAACGAAGGGCCAATGACGGCCGTAGGACGTGCCGGTGCACCTTATTACAACAAACTTGGTTATGTTCCTTACGACGTTGGAGTAAACGAAAGTGCAGCAAGAACTTTGGAGTATGCCTATGATGATTTTGCCATTTACCAGTTTGGTAAAGCCATAGGAAAGCCTAAGAAAGAGATTGAAATTTATGCTGAGAGAAGTATGAATTACAAAAACCTTTTTGATCCTGGTTACGGGTTAATGAGAGGAAAAAATGAAGACGGCAGCTGGCAGAAGGATTTTAATCCTTTTAAATGGGGTAACCCTTTTACTGAAGGAAACAGCTGGCACTACAGCTGGTCTGTATTCCATGATGTAGAAGGTCTAATCGGACTTATGGGTGGTAAAGAAGACTTTGTTAAAAAATTAGATTCAGTTTTCTCTATGCCTCCTATTTTCGACGAAAGTGTATATGGTGGTGTGATCCACGAAATTCGTGAGATGCAAATTGCAGATATGGGCCAATACGCACACGGTAATCAGCCTATTCAGCATATGATCTATTTATACAATTATGCAGGAGAACCCTGGAAAACCCAGAAATGGGCAAGGGAAACTATGGATAGAATGTATAAAGCTACTCCAGATGGATATTGCGGTGATGAAGATAATGGGCAAACCTCTGCATGGTATGTATTTTCGGCCTTAGGTTTTTATCCGGTAACCCCTGCTGTAGACCAATATGTTATGGGAGCTCCATTATTCAAAAAAGTAACGGTAAACCTTGAAAATGGAAATAAAATTGTAATTAACGCCCCTAAAAACAGCGATGATAATAAATACATCGAAAGCATGAAGGTGAATGGAAAATCGTATGATAAAAACTATTTGAAACATTCAGAATTAATTAAAGGAGCGAAGATTAATATAGAAATGAGCGATTCTCCAAACAAAAATCGCGGTACCAAAAAAGATGCTTTCCCTTATTCATTTTCTAACGAATAG
- a CDS encoding class I SAM-dependent methyltransferase: MKDNFSHQSANYANYRPQYPKVIFDEIKRHLKYHRNAWDCATGNGQVARELSTFFDRVEATDISENQLKEAPKLSNISYSIQQAEKVSFPDNSFDLITVAQAIHWFNFDQFYAEVKRTLKDDGIFVVLGYGLFRSNAETNKVIDHFYNDIIGSYWDEERKYLDKEYSNIPFPFQEIKTPKVNFKEEWEFERLIGYLKTWSAVKHFSDKNGFNPVDDIYRQLKESFGDKNIIEFPIIFKIGKLS; this comes from the coding sequence ATGAAAGACAATTTTTCCCACCAGTCCGCTAACTACGCTAATTACAGGCCGCAGTATCCGAAAGTAATATTTGATGAAATAAAAAGGCATTTAAAATATCATCGCAATGCCTGGGATTGTGCCACAGGTAATGGCCAGGTAGCCAGGGAGCTTTCTACATTCTTTGATAGGGTAGAAGCGACTGATATAAGTGAAAATCAATTAAAAGAAGCTCCTAAATTAAGTAATATTAGTTATAGTATTCAGCAAGCTGAAAAGGTGAGTTTCCCTGATAATTCTTTTGATTTAATTACGGTGGCGCAAGCCATTCACTGGTTTAATTTTGATCAATTTTATGCGGAAGTAAAGCGTACTTTAAAAGATGACGGGATTTTCGTGGTCTTAGGCTATGGACTTTTCCGTAGTAATGCCGAAACGAATAAGGTTATTGATCATTTTTATAACGATATTATAGGCTCATACTGGGATGAAGAGCGTAAGTATCTGGATAAGGAGTATAGCAATATTCCTTTTCCGTTTCAGGAAATAAAGACGCCAAAAGTGAATTTTAAAGAAGAATGGGAATTCGAAAGGTTAATAGGGTATTTAAAAACCTGGTCTGCGGTTAAACATTTCTCAGATAAAAATGGGTTTAATCCGGTAGATGATATATATCGACAGCTTAAAGAGAGCTTCGGAGATAAGAATATTATTGAATTCCCAATAATATTTAAAATAGGAAAACTTTCTTGA
- a CDS encoding glycoside hydrolase family 43 protein, with protein sequence MKNLTIILGMLCFSGIFAQNNNPVFPGWYADPEGIVFDDQYWIYPTYSAPYDKQVFFDAFSSPDLVNWTKHEKVIDTAAIKWAKRAVWAPSIIKKENKYYLFFGANDIQSDDELGGIGVAVAEDPEGPYKDHLGKPLIGKFHNGAQPIDQFCFRDKDGQYYLYYGGWGHCNVAKLNEDFTGFIPFEDGTIFKEVTPEGYVEGPFMFIKDGKYYFMWSEGGWTGPDYSVAYAIADSPLGPFKRIDKILQQDKDIATGAGHHSVIKHPKDNDYYIVYHRRPLTETDGNSRETCIDVMEFDSNGHIKPVKITKEGVAAHPLK encoded by the coding sequence ATGAAAAATTTAACCATAATTCTAGGAATGTTATGCTTTTCGGGGATCTTTGCCCAGAATAACAACCCTGTATTCCCGGGTTGGTACGCAGATCCTGAAGGAATTGTTTTCGATGATCAGTATTGGATCTATCCCACGTATTCCGCTCCATATGATAAACAAGTCTTTTTCGACGCTTTTTCTTCTCCAGATCTTGTAAACTGGACAAAACACGAAAAAGTAATCGATACGGCGGCTATAAAATGGGCCAAACGTGCTGTTTGGGCGCCTTCAATTATCAAAAAAGAGAATAAATATTATTTGTTTTTTGGCGCCAATGATATTCAAAGTGACGATGAGTTAGGAGGAATTGGAGTTGCGGTAGCAGAAGATCCAGAAGGACCCTATAAAGATCACCTGGGGAAACCGCTTATTGGTAAATTTCATAATGGAGCCCAACCTATAGACCAGTTTTGCTTTAGAGATAAGGATGGGCAGTATTATCTTTATTACGGTGGTTGGGGGCATTGTAATGTCGCTAAATTGAACGAGGATTTTACTGGTTTTATCCCCTTTGAAGATGGAACTATTTTTAAAGAAGTAACCCCTGAAGGTTACGTAGAAGGACCTTTTATGTTTATTAAAGATGGGAAATATTATTTTATGTGGTCTGAAGGTGGCTGGACGGGACCTGATTATTCGGTGGCCTATGCTATAGCCGATTCTCCACTGGGACCTTTTAAAAGAATAGACAAAATTCTTCAACAGGATAAAGACATCGCCACCGGTGCCGGTCACCACTCGGTAATAAAGCATCCTAAAGACAATGATTATTATATTGTTTACCATCGCAGACCACTTACGGAAACCGACGGAAATTCCAGAGAAACCTGTATCGATGTGATGGAGTTTGATAGCAACGGACATATAAAGCCGGTTAAAATTACTAAGGAAGGTGTGGCGGCACATCCTTTAAAATAA
- a CDS encoding DNA topoisomerase IV subunit B — protein sequence MSQETKYTEDNIRSLDWKEHIRMRPGMYIGKLGDGSSADDGIYILLKEVLDNCIDEFVMGSGKTIEVSVQNQRVIVRDYGRGIPLGKVVDVVSKMNTGGKYDSRAFKKSVGLNGVGTKAVNALSSYFRVESNRDGKSHAAEFEQGNLKDEESLEETSRRRGTKVTFVPDELIFKNFKFRNEYIEKMIKNYVYLNPGLSIIFNGEKFYSENGLKDLLNDTLNKEDRLYPIIHLRGDDIEIAVTHSKAQYSEEYHSFVNGQNTSQGGTHLAAFREAIVKTVREFYGKNYDASDIRKSIVAAISIKVMEPVFESQTKTKLGSTDMGGDFPTVRTYINDFVKRNFDNYLHKNQETAEKLQRKILQAERERKDLSGIRKLAKERAKKASLHNKKLRDCRIHLGDNKKERYLETTLFITEGDSASGSITKSRDVNTQAVFSLKGKPLNSYGLSKKIVYENEEFNLLQAALNIEESLEDLRYNNIVIATDADVDGMHIRLLLITFFLQFFPELIKENHLYILQTPLFRVRNKKETIYCYSEYERKQAVQKLKGKVEITRFKGLGEISPDEFKYFIGDDIRLDPVMLDKDKSIEEMLSFYMGKNTPDRQEFIIDNLKVELDLIEELGI from the coding sequence ATGAGTCAGGAAACAAAGTACACCGAAGATAATATTCGGTCGCTGGACTGGAAAGAACATATTCGAATGCGCCCGGGAATGTATATCGGGAAATTGGGGGATGGTTCTAGTGCAGACGACGGGATTTATATATTGCTTAAAGAAGTTTTAGATAACTGTATCGATGAATTTGTGATGGGTTCCGGTAAGACTATCGAGGTATCTGTCCAAAATCAACGTGTTATCGTTCGTGATTATGGCCGTGGTATTCCACTTGGAAAAGTAGTGGATGTAGTTTCCAAGATGAATACCGGTGGTAAATACGACTCCAGGGCTTTTAAAAAATCGGTTGGATTAAACGGTGTTGGTACAAAAGCCGTAAATGCACTTTCTTCTTATTTTAGAGTGGAATCCAATAGGGATGGAAAATCCCATGCGGCTGAATTTGAGCAGGGAAATTTAAAAGATGAAGAATCTTTGGAGGAAACTTCACGCCGTCGTGGTACAAAAGTAACCTTTGTTCCTGATGAGCTTATTTTTAAAAATTTTAAATTTAGAAATGAGTACATCGAGAAAATGATTAAAAATTATGTATACCTGAATCCCGGGTTAAGCATTATTTTTAACGGAGAGAAGTTTTATTCAGAAAATGGATTAAAAGATCTATTAAACGATACCTTAAATAAAGAAGATCGTTTATATCCTATCATTCATTTGCGGGGAGATGATATCGAAATCGCCGTAACACATAGCAAGGCGCAATACAGTGAAGAATATCATTCTTTTGTAAATGGTCAAAATACCTCGCAGGGGGGGACGCATCTGGCTGCCTTTAGAGAGGCTATCGTAAAAACCGTAAGGGAATTCTACGGGAAAAACTACGATGCTTCAGATATCCGAAAATCGATCGTAGCGGCTATTTCCATAAAAGTGATGGAGCCTGTTTTTGAGAGTCAGACCAAAACAAAACTTGGATCCACTGATATGGGCGGAGATTTTCCGACTGTGCGGACGTATATTAATGATTTTGTAAAGCGTAATTTTGATAATTACCTGCATAAAAATCAGGAAACTGCTGAAAAACTTCAACGGAAAATTCTTCAGGCCGAGCGCGAGCGAAAAGATCTTTCAGGAATTAGAAAACTGGCTAAAGAACGTGCTAAAAAAGCCAGCTTACACAATAAAAAACTAAGAGATTGCAGAATTCATCTTGGAGACAATAAGAAGGAACGCTATTTAGAAACCACACTATTTATTACCGAGGGGGATTCTGCAAGTGGATCCATCACTAAATCCAGAGATGTAAATACTCAGGCGGTTTTCAGCTTAAAAGGAAAGCCTTTAAACAGCTACGGGTTAAGCAAAAAAATTGTTTACGAAAACGAAGAATTTAACCTGTTACAGGCTGCATTAAATATTGAGGAGTCCTTAGAAGATCTTCGTTATAATAATATCGTAATCGCCACAGATGCCGATGTTGATGGGATGCACATTCGATTATTATTAATTACTTTTTTTCTTCAGTTTTTTCCTGAACTGATTAAAGAAAATCATTTATATATCTTACAAACACCGCTTTTTAGAGTGCGTAATAAAAAGGAGACGATCTATTGCTATTCAGAATATGAAAGAAAACAGGCCGTGCAAAAACTTAAAGGAAAGGTTGAAATCACCCGATTTAAAGGTTTAGGAGAGATCTCTCCGGACGAATTTAAATATTTTATCGGTGATGATATCAGGCTGGATCCTGTAATGCTGGACAAGGATAAATCTATTGAAGAAATGCTAAGTTTCTATATGGGTAAAAACACACCAGATCGACAGGAGTTTATCATAGACAACTTAAAAGTAGAGCTTGATCTTATTGAAGAATTAGGAATATGA